The DNA window TAATATTTGTTCTGGATCTTCAGAGTAAGCGTTGACTAGTGTTTTGCAGCAGGCATACTAGTTTAGGTGTTTCAGTTAGTGTATTAAGGACTGGCCTTCGTCTTGCGTTTTGATATTTTTCTTGTGCTGCATTTGTGCTTGTGTTTTTTTATTAAGCTGTCTGACAGATTCATGGCTCTGTTGATCTGATTCTGCTTCTGTTATCACTTCATTTGCTCAAACTAAATGACTAAAAATTGGGACCTAACTGTCATGACTGTTTATGGTTTGAGCAGGATGAAGTTTGTTGCTGCCTATCTGCTTGCTGTCCTCGCTGGCAACCCCAGCCCCTCCGCGGAGGATTTGTCGGCCATTCTGGAGTCAGGTAATCTGACTTATTGACTGCCATTTCAAGGAGTGAAACTGATCCAGTGGATCTTTTAGCTAGCTATGCTTGGTTTTATGGAAAAAAATGCCTCCTTGGATTTATAAAAAATTCTGTCCAATAGGTTTGTTAAAATTTTTGCTAGCCTTTATAATAAAGTTTTCAGTTTTGCCAATCGAGTAGCCTGGCCTGCTCTCAATGTTGGAATTGTGTTCAATGGATTTTTGATACCTTCCAGTTAACAAGTTTAAGCAAAGTATGTATGATTTTGAATTGCTGATGATCCTGTCTTATCTGGTTTAGTGTTTTAGATGTGCTTGTTGCATATAATTCATATATGCAGCAGAAGCATCTAACCCTATCATTTCTACTTGTATCTGTTGCAGTTGGCTGTGAAATTGACAATGAAAAGATGGAGCTCCTGCTGTCCCAACTGAGTGGCAAGGACATTACCGAGCTCATTGCTGCAGGCAGGGAGAAGTTTGCTTCCGTCCCATGCGGCGGTGGTGGTGTGGCTGTCGCGGCAGCTGCCCCAGCTGCTGGTGGAGCTGCTCCTGCAGCTGAGGCGAAGAAGGAAGAGAAGGTGGAGGAGAAGGAAGAAAGTGATGATGTAAGATCACTGCTGCTACTCCTTTGATTCCCAGTTGTTTTGTAGCATTTTCTATGAAGATCCTGTGGTACTCTGTTTTTGAATTATATTAAATAGGCTAACTTCAATCATTTTCTTACTCGCCGAGCGCTAATTCTAAATGGTTTTGAACCCAACATACGGTCATCCGGATTCCGACCAAGGAatcattgcttgctttagtaATAAAAGTAGAGAGAGGCTAAGTACAATTTTCAATGATCATATGCCAAGACACTTGAATTTCATGTTGCTATGCCATTCATT is part of the Panicum hallii strain FIL2 chromosome 2, PHallii_v3.1, whole genome shotgun sequence genome and encodes:
- the LOC112879510 gene encoding 60S acidic ribosomal protein P2A, yielding MKFVAAYLLAVLAGNPSPSAEDLSAILESVGCEIDNEKMELLLSQLSGKDITELIAAGREKFASVPCGGGGVAVAAAAPAAGGAAPAAEAKKEEKVEEKEESDDDMGFSLFD